The window CCTGGCTGGAAAACTCCACACCTATGAGATAAACTTCATGGCCTGCATACTTTTCTGCGTATCCTCTGACTTTAATCTGCTCCAGAGGCTTGCCCTCACCCGCAAGCTCCACTACTTTGAACTCTATAATATATACCCGCCCCTGAAAACGAATTGACAAGTCCAGCCGCCCCTTATTGGTGGGATCTTCAGGATGAACATTTAA is drawn from Desulfonatronovibrio magnus and contains these coding sequences:
- a CDS encoding PD-(D/E)XK nuclease domain-containing protein, with the translated sequence FFASIPSDWYRKNQLSRYEGYYASVVYCYFAALGLNVHPEDPTNKGRLDLSIRFQGRVYIIEFKVVELAGEGKPLEQIKVRGYAEKYAGHEVYLIGVEFSSQDRNIVSFEWEKN